The proteins below are encoded in one region of Belonocnema kinseyi isolate 2016_QV_RU_SX_M_011 chromosome 1, B_treatae_v1, whole genome shotgun sequence:
- the LOC117171126 gene encoding uncharacterized protein LOC117171126, protein MSRGRGSYRGRRRLPEIDFDEIAARIRSAKERVAEEKLHSQSLLSVTTGSPTSLVTLNEHSGEVTPFPNQSKLAQPDPSLSEAASGGAPSMKPFVDYVALVQAEINLATLGLADNSTRLPAPPVGRTQPSPVPVMAAGVDRNPDSC, encoded by the exons ATGTCAAGAGGCAGAGGGTCGTATCGAGGACGACGGCGATTGCCAG AAATTGACTTCGACGAGATTGCGGCTCGCATCCGATCTGCGAAGGAGAGGGTGGCCGAGGAGAAATTACACAGTCAGTCCTTACTGTCAGTGACGACCGGGTCACCCACCTCGCTCGTCACTCTCAACGAGCACAGTGGAGAGGTCACCCCCTTCCCCAATCAATCGAAACTGGCACAGCCAGACCCATCGCTCTCTGAAGCCGCGTCAGGCGGCGCTCCTTCAATGAAGCCCTTCGTGGACTACGTGGCCCTAGTCCAGGCCGAGATAAACTTGGCTACTCTGGGACTGGCTGACAATAGTACCCGACTTCCAGCGCCACCAGTAGGACGAACCCAACCGAGCCCGGTACCAGTCATGGCTGCTGGGGTCGACCGTAACCCAGATTCCTGCTAA